The following are encoded together in the Marmota flaviventris isolate mMarFla1 chromosome 18, mMarFla1.hap1, whole genome shotgun sequence genome:
- the Atmin gene encoding ATM interactor: MAASEAAAAAGPAALAAGAPPVPEAARGAAAAASGPWGPLGSRLRGSRPRPAAARQQPAAPAPPARELIQPSVSELSRAVRTNILCTVRGCGKILPNSPALNMHLVKSHRLQDGIVNPTIRKDLKTIPKFYCCPIEGCPRGPDRPFSQFSLVKQHFMKMHAEKKHKCSKCSNSYGTEWDLKRHAEDCGKTFQCTCGCPYASRTALQSHIYRTGHEIPAEHRDPPSKKRKMENYLQNQKLSNKTMEPLSTQPPPRPDPQELETSEIKLVNSFEDSCSSNARKQSVTTPPRYPQKLLLPKPKVALVKLPVMQFSPVPVFVPTADSSAQPVVLGMDQGSTAGAVHLVPLSVGTLILGLESEACSLKESLPLSKIINPVVEPVSTGVQVNLGKNLSNPLQELGNTCQKNSISSINVQTDLSYASQNFLPSAQWVGPDSSVSSCSQTDLSFDSQVSLPISVHTQTLLPSSKVTSSIAAQTDAFMDTCYQPGGISRETQTSGMQSPTRGQVQMDQAGMCRDIFESVHSSYSVPADTIISSSLVAETVTRGLLPQNDPKTLNQDIEKSAPILSFSAQNSMLPSQNMTDNQTQTIDLLSDLENILSSNLPDQTLDNRSLLSDTNPGPDTQLPSGSTQNPGIDFDIEEFFSASNIQTQTEESELSTMNTEPVLESLDIETQTDFLLADTSVQPYGYRGSSHFLGLEMFDTQTQTDLNFFLDSSPHLPLGSILKHSSFSMSTDSSDTETQTEGISAAKNLSALESKVQLNSTETQTMSSGFETLGSLFFTSNETQTAMDDFLLADLAWNTMESQFSSVETQTCAELHAVSNF, translated from the exons ATGGCGGCCtcggaggcggcggcggcggcggggcccGCGGCTCTGGCGGCGGGCGCTCCTCCCGTCCCGGAGGCCGCGCggggagccgccgccgccgcctcgggCCCGTGGGGGCCCCTGGGGTCCCGGCTGAGGGGCAGCCGGCCGCGGCCCGCAGCGGCGCGGCAGCAGCCCGCGGCCCCAGCGCCGCCCGCGCGCGAGCTGATCCAGCCGTCGGTGAGCGAGTTGTCGCGGGCGGTGCGGACCAACATCCTGTGCACCGTGCGCGGCTGCGGCAAGATCCTGCCCAACAGCCCGGCGCTCAACATGCACCTGGTCAAGAGCCACCGCCTCCAG GATGGCATAGTAAATCCAACAATAAGAAAAGATTTGAAAACCATACCAAAATTCTACTGTTGTCCAATTGAAGGATGCCCTAGAGGTCCTGACAGAccattttctcagttttctctcGTAAAACAg CACTTTATGAAAATGCATGCCGAGAAGAAGCATAAATGCAGCAAGTGCAGCAATTCCTATGGTACCGAGTGGGACTTGAAAAGGCACGCGGAGGACTGTGGCAAGACCTTCCAGTGCACATGCGGCTGTCCCTATGCCAGCAGAACGGCATTACAGTCTCACATCTACCGAACTGGTCACGAGATCCCTGCAGAACACAG GGATCCACCtagtaaaaaaaggaaaatggaaaactatCTACAAAACCAGAAGTTATCTAATAAGACCATGGAACCATTGAGCACTCAACCCCCTCCTCGACCAGATCCTCAAGAACTagaaacttcagaaataaaattagtaaattcTTTTGAAGATTCTTGCAGCTCTAATGCCAGAAAACAGAGTGTCACAACACCTCCGAGATATCCTCAGAAGTTGCTTCTACCAAAGCCCAAAGTGGCTTTGGTTAAACTTCCGGTCATGCAGTTCTCTCCTGTGCCTGTCTTCGTGCCTACGGCCGACTCTTCGGCCCAGCCTGTGGTGTTAGGTATGGATCAGGGCTCCACTGCAGGTGCTGTGCACTTAGTGCCCTTGTCAGTAGGAACCCTGATCCTTGGCCTAGAGTCAGAGGCTTGTTCTCTTAAGGAGAGCCTACctctttcaaaaattataaatccTGTTGTTGAGCCAGTTAGTACCGGTGTTCAAGTGAACTTGGGTAAAAATCTGTCTAATCCTTTACAAGAACTAGGGAACACGTGTCAGAAGAACAGCATTTCTTCAATCAATGTACAGACGGATCTGTCCTATGCCTCACAAAACTTCCTACCTTCTGCACAGTGGGTTGGCCCTGATTCCTCTGTATCGTCTTGTTCTCAGACTGATCTGTCATTTGATTCTCAAGTGTCCCTTCCCATTAGTGTTCACACCCAGACGCTTCTGCCCAGCTCTAAGGTAACTTCATCTATTGCCGCTCAGACTGATGCATTTATGGACACTTGTTATCAGCCAGGTGGGATCTCCAGAGAAACCCAAACCAGTGGGATGCAAAGTCCCACACGTGGCCAGGTACAGATGGACCAAGCTGGAATGTGCAGAGACATTTTTGAGAGTGTCCATTCATCATACAGTGTCCCTGCAGACACTATTATAAGCAGCAGCTTAGTAGCAGAGACAGTAACTCGTGGTTTGTTACCTCAGAATGACCCTAAGACTTTAAATCAAGATATTGAGAAATCTGCACCCATTTTGAGCTTCAGTGCACAGAATAGTATGCTTCCTTCACAGAACATGACAGATAATCAGACCCAAACCATAGACTTATTAAGTGATTTAGAAAACATCTTGTCAAGTAATCTGCCCGATCAGACATTGGATAACCGTAGTCTTTTGTCTGACACAAACCCTGGGCCTGACACTCAGCTGCCATCTGGCTCAACCCAGAATCCTGGAATAGATTTTGATATTGAAGAGTTCTTCTCAGCTTCAAATATCCAGACTCAAACTGAAGAGAGTGAACTTAGCACCATGAACACTGAGCCAGTCTTGGAATCACTGGACATAGAGACCCAAACTGACTTCTTACTTGCAGACACATCTGTCCAGCCCTACGGGTATAGGGGAAGTTCTCACTTCCTAGGCCTTGAGATGTTTGACACGCAAACGCAGACAGACTTAAACTTCTTTTTGGACAGTAGCCCTCATCTGCCCCTTGGCAGCATCCTGAAACACTCCAGCTTTTCCATGAGCACTGATTCATCAGACACAGAGACCCAAACTGAAGGAATCTCCGCTGCTAAAAACCTATCTGCCCTAGAGAGCAAAGTTCAGTTGAACAGTACAGAAACACAGACCATGAGTTCAGGTTTTGAAACCTTGGGGAGCTTGTTCTTTACCAGCAATGAAACTCAGACAGCAATGGATGACTTTCTTCTAGCTGATTTGGCCTGGAACACGATGGAATCTCAGTTCAGCTCTGTGGAAACTCAGACATGTGCCGAGCTGCACGCAGTCTCCAACTTCTAA